A single window of Acinetobacter wuhouensis DNA harbors:
- a CDS encoding 2-oxo acid dehydrogenase subunit E2 produces MSEIKTLEIPKWGLSMEEGTIAQWLIQEGTTFNKGDEICEIETTKIVNVLEAPFDSTLRKIIAKAGDTLIVGGIIAICADSQVSDAEIEAFAQSLGGSSTAATETKSTEVVAEKVATTTTATIETKVQTAPVQNSTPKATKPVAQGGYSVPATLQGYQQVDEIFTTPHALKLAEKHNVNLAQITGSGREGRISVKDIQLAVQAADGAWPDVRHQSSGKVAKSTADDSQVLATPVARRLAKQWGINLHDCRASGSRGRVSKEDVEAVYQRENPTIVETVGSTSSETAQVTAIPMNGMRKAIASRLQAAKRNAPHFRLTVDLNVDAIQGLRQQINATVPQVKLSINDMLIKAAAAALVKVPQVNVQFDEENQQILQFNQADISVAVAIENGLITPIIKSANSKSLAQISNDMRDLATRAKTGKLAPDEFQGGSFSISNLGMLGIKAFDAIINPPQGAILALGAAEKRAIVEGDAIVVRQMVTATLSCDHRVIDGALGAKFLAAFKQFVENPALILV; encoded by the coding sequence ATGAGCGAAATTAAAACCTTGGAAATCCCAAAATGGGGTTTGTCGATGGAAGAGGGTACGATTGCCCAATGGCTGATTCAGGAAGGCACGACTTTTAATAAAGGCGATGAAATTTGTGAAATTGAAACTACAAAAATCGTCAATGTATTAGAAGCCCCTTTTGACAGTACTTTACGCAAAATTATTGCCAAAGCAGGTGATACATTAATTGTCGGTGGAATCATTGCCATTTGTGCAGACAGCCAAGTGTCCGATGCAGAAATTGAAGCATTTGCTCAATCTTTGGGTGGATCAAGCACAGCAGCAACTGAAACCAAATCTACCGAAGTGGTCGCTGAAAAAGTAGCAACTACAACAACTGCGACCATAGAAACAAAAGTTCAGACTGCACCTGTACAAAATAGTACGCCAAAAGCAACCAAACCCGTTGCGCAAGGTGGTTATTCAGTGCCTGCAACTTTACAAGGTTATCAGCAGGTCGATGAAATATTTACTACACCGCATGCTTTGAAATTGGCTGAAAAACACAATGTCAATTTAGCACAGATCACAGGTTCAGGACGTGAAGGTCGTATCAGTGTCAAAGATATTCAACTTGCAGTGCAGGCAGCAGATGGAGCGTGGCCAGATGTACGTCACCAATCGAGTGGAAAAGTTGCAAAATCTACAGCGGATGATAGCCAGGTTTTAGCAACCCCAGTTGCACGTCGTTTGGCAAAACAGTGGGGGATTAATCTACATGATTGCCGTGCTTCGGGTTCACGTGGTCGAGTATCGAAAGAAGATGTTGAAGCTGTTTATCAACGTGAAAATCCAACCATTGTTGAAACTGTAGGGAGTACTTCATCAGAAACCGCTCAAGTTACAGCGATTCCAATGAATGGGATGCGTAAAGCCATTGCATCACGCTTACAAGCTGCAAAACGTAATGCACCACATTTCCGTTTAACGGTTGATTTAAATGTCGATGCAATTCAGGGCTTACGACAGCAAATTAATGCCACTGTGCCACAGGTTAAATTGTCGATTAACGATATGCTGATCAAAGCCGCTGCGGCAGCATTGGTTAAAGTGCCACAGGTCAATGTACAGTTTGATGAAGAAAATCAGCAAATTTTACAGTTTAATCAAGCGGATATTTCAGTTGCTGTGGCGATTGAAAATGGTTTGATCACACCGATTATTAAATCTGCCAACAGCAAGTCTTTGGCACAGATTTCCAATGATATGCGTGATTTGGCAACACGTGCCAAGACAGGAAAACTTGCGCCTGATGAATTCCAGGGTGGTAGTTTCAGCATTTCCAATTTGGGAATGTTAGGCATCAAAGCCTTTGATGCGATTATCAATCCACCGCAAGGCGCAATTCTCGCTTTGGGAGCGGCTGAAAAACGCGCGATTGTTGAAGGTGATGCGATTGTGGTACGTCAAATGGTGACCGCGACCTTGTCCTGTGATCATCGAGTGATTGATGGTGCATTGGGTGCAAAATTCTTGGCAGCCTTTAAGCAGTTTGTTGAAAATCCTGCATTGATTTTGGTGTAG
- a CDS encoding alpha-ketoacid dehydrogenase subunit beta — MPNKSYRNAIKEAIELEMRRDPSVIVVGEDVRGGHGGKNTDDNKLEGFGGVLGVTKGLWTEFGSERVIDTPITESAIIGMAAGAAATGLRPVADLMFMDFYGVCHDMLYNQAAKFRYMFGGKAKAPMVVRGMIGAGFSAAAQHSQSPYNVFAAVPGLKVVVPSSAYDVKGLLIQAIRDDDPVVFCEHKLLYDIKGEVPDGAYTIPFGVANYTRQGTDVTIIALSLMVHRANEVADKLAKEGISVEVVDPRTISPLDEEGILESVASTGRVVIVDESAARCGFGHDVAALIAQKGFYYLKAPIELVTPPHSPVPFSPVLEKEWLPSVERIEQAVRKTLEA, encoded by the coding sequence ATGCCAAATAAAAGTTATCGAAATGCGATTAAAGAAGCGATTGAATTAGAAATGCGCCGTGATCCAAGTGTGATCGTGGTGGGTGAAGATGTTCGTGGTGGTCATGGCGGTAAAAATACCGATGACAATAAATTGGAAGGCTTTGGTGGCGTACTCGGTGTGACCAAAGGCTTGTGGACTGAGTTCGGTTCTGAGCGTGTAATTGATACCCCGATTACCGAATCGGCAATTATAGGAATGGCAGCAGGCGCTGCTGCAACAGGTTTACGTCCAGTAGCGGACTTGATGTTTATGGATTTCTACGGCGTGTGTCATGACATGTTGTATAACCAAGCAGCCAAGTTCCGTTATATGTTTGGGGGCAAAGCTAAAGCACCAATGGTGGTACGTGGCATGATCGGTGCAGGTTTCTCGGCAGCAGCGCAACATTCACAGTCACCTTATAACGTTTTTGCGGCTGTACCAGGCTTAAAAGTCGTGGTGCCATCGAGTGCTTACGATGTGAAAGGCTTATTGATTCAAGCGATTCGTGATGACGATCCTGTGGTGTTCTGTGAGCATAAACTGTTGTATGACATCAAAGGCGAAGTGCCAGATGGTGCATATACCATTCCATTCGGTGTGGCAAATTACACACGCCAAGGCACTGATGTCACAATTATTGCGCTGAGTTTAATGGTGCATCGTGCCAATGAAGTTGCGGATAAATTAGCCAAAGAAGGCATTTCAGTTGAAGTAGTTGATCCACGTACCATTTCTCCACTCGATGAAGAAGGGATTTTGGAATCTGTTGCTTCAACAGGTCGTGTGGTGATTGTGGATGAGTCTGCAGCACGTTGTGGTTTTGGGCATGATGTCGCAGCATTGATTGCACAAAAAGGTTTTTATTATCTCAAAGCGCCAATCGAATTGGTTACGCCACCACACTCGCCAGTACCATTTTCGCCTGTATTGGAAAAAGAATGGTTACCAAGTGTAGAACGTATCGAACAGGCTGTACGTAAAACTTTGGAGGCTTAG
- a CDS encoding thiamine pyrophosphate-dependent dehydrogenase E1 component subunit alpha gives MQLTEEQLLAAYRRMRDIREFEDRLHDENNTGDIPGFIHLYSGEEAVAVGICENLTDKDFITSTHRGHGHCIAKGCDIHGMMLEIFGKDDGLCRGKGGSMHIADLDKGMLGANGIVGGGPPLAIGAALTAKTLKTGGIGLSFTGDGGSNQGLTFEAMNMAVVLKLPVVFVFENNGFGEGTAHDYAVGSKDIAGRAAAFGMPAEKVDGTDFFAMYEVAQRAIERARRGEGPSVIESVTNRFYGHFEGDPGLIRSKEELDYVKEHKDPLKIFREKVKGKIDEAKLDAIDAESKANVDAAVAKARAANYPEVSQLLTDVYVSY, from the coding sequence ATGCAATTAACGGAAGAGCAATTGCTAGCAGCATATCGACGGATGCGAGATATTCGTGAGTTTGAAGATCGTCTACATGATGAAAATAATACAGGCGATATTCCTGGCTTTATTCATCTTTATAGCGGTGAAGAAGCCGTTGCGGTGGGGATTTGTGAAAATTTAACGGATAAAGATTTTATCACCTCTACCCATCGTGGTCATGGACACTGTATTGCCAAAGGTTGTGATATCCACGGCATGATGTTGGAAATTTTTGGTAAAGATGACGGACTTTGCCGCGGCAAGGGCGGATCAATGCATATTGCCGATTTGGACAAAGGCATGCTCGGTGCAAACGGGATTGTCGGTGGTGGTCCACCATTGGCGATTGGAGCTGCGTTGACGGCCAAAACTCTTAAAACAGGCGGAATTGGTTTGTCCTTTACAGGGGATGGTGGCTCGAATCAAGGCTTGACGTTTGAAGCGATGAACATGGCTGTGGTTTTAAAATTGCCTGTGGTTTTTGTCTTTGAAAATAATGGTTTTGGTGAAGGTACAGCACATGATTATGCGGTCGGTAGCAAAGATATTGCAGGACGTGCAGCAGCCTTTGGTATGCCTGCGGAAAAAGTAGATGGTACTGATTTCTTTGCGATGTATGAGGTTGCACAAAGAGCGATTGAGCGTGCACGCCGTGGCGAAGGTCCAAGTGTGATTGAAAGCGTAACCAACCGTTTTTATGGACATTTCGAAGGTGATCCAGGTTTGATCCGCTCTAAGGAAGAACTTGATTATGTCAAAGAGCATAAAGATCCTTTGAAAATCTTCCGTGAAAAAGTCAAAGGAAAAATTGATGAAGCCAAACTGGATGCGATTGATGCAGAGTCAAAAGCCAATGTAGATGCTGCGGTTGCAAAAGCCCGTGCTGCCAATTATCCAGAAGTCTCTCAACTGCTTACCGATGTTTACGTCTCTTACTAA
- the lipA gene encoding lipoyl synthase, producing the protein MDLKRSITTGQKLRGADKMSRIPVKIIPTEQIPKKPEWIRAKISHPEEIAQIKSLLRQQKLHTVCEEAACPNLPECFGGGTATFMIMGDICTRRCPFCDVAHGRPNTLDINEPTHLAESVKNLNLKYVVITSVDRDDLADGGAQHFADCIHEIRKTSPDTLIEILVPDFRGRLDIALKILSETPPDVFNHNIETVPRLYRAMRPGSDYQHSLDLLKSFKQLRPDIATKCGLMVGLGEVEAEVIVLLNDLSDHAVDYVTIGQYLQPSKSHAPIHRFVSLHEFEHYQTHGQLLGFKNIWSAPMVRSSYFADRQFKGEAVPKPFSREKI; encoded by the coding sequence ATGGATTTAAAACGCTCAATTACAACAGGTCAAAAATTACGTGGCGCAGATAAAATGTCACGTATTCCTGTAAAAATTATTCCGACTGAACAAATTCCCAAAAAGCCTGAATGGATTCGCGCCAAAATTAGTCATCCAGAAGAAATCGCACAGATTAAAAGCCTATTACGTCAGCAAAAACTACATACTGTTTGTGAAGAAGCTGCTTGTCCAAACCTGCCCGAATGCTTTGGTGGTGGCACAGCAACCTTTATGATTATGGGCGATATTTGTACCCGCAGATGCCCTTTCTGTGATGTGGCTCATGGTCGTCCCAATACCTTAGATATTAATGAGCCCACACATTTAGCTGAATCGGTGAAAAATTTAAATCTAAAATATGTGGTGATCACTTCTGTAGATCGTGATGATTTAGCAGATGGTGGTGCACAACATTTTGCTGATTGTATTCACGAAATTCGTAAAACGAGTCCAGATACATTGATTGAAATTCTTGTACCTGACTTTCGAGGAAGATTAGATATTGCCTTAAAAATTTTGAGTGAAACTCCACCCGATGTGTTTAATCACAATATTGAAACTGTGCCACGTTTATATCGTGCCATGCGTCCAGGTTCAGACTATCAACATTCTCTTGATTTATTGAAATCATTTAAACAACTCAGACCAGATATTGCGACCAAATGCGGATTAATGGTTGGGCTGGGTGAAGTGGAAGCCGAAGTGATTGTATTGCTAAATGATCTCAGTGATCATGCCGTGGATTATGTCACCATTGGACAATATTTACAGCCTTCAAAATCTCATGCACCTATTCATCGTTTTGTTTCACTTCATGAATTTGAGCATTATCAAACTCATGGGCAATTACTAGGGTTTAAAAATATCTGGAGTGCGCCTATGGTTCGTTCAAGTTATTTTGCTGATCGCCAATTTAAAGGTGAAGCTGTACCTAAACCCTTTTCACGTGAAAAAATCTAA
- a CDS encoding helix-turn-helix domain-containing protein produces MDSITSAPLFTLTQEEQPSLFRRSIQHKHQDLLKIAEDSGMAIGVTDHQGTLLWTWSSRPMLSSAEQAHFVEGGHWSTQAVGTNAIGLALNNHIASCVYSHENQMHSVRDWVCYATPILDPISGQFHGVINLSTKYKKHTSLGLLAVEHCAELVKRAIQFEQKNVLYIKALGTPQVQFNQQTIPLTHRQIEILCMLALYAEGISLNELHYALYGDRNISEKTLKAELSQLRTLLPDCILSRPYKLACEVQTDFLRAEKSLDAGFLASIFSLYKGSFLTKSESPVLSSWRDCFDARLSHLIYQMEDIDQLLKLVGRVPDRIDAMHRLLELLPSNHQLREKILQRL; encoded by the coding sequence ATGGACTCAATTACATCAGCACCATTATTTACACTCACTCAAGAAGAACAACCTTCTCTATTTCGTCGATCTATTCAACATAAACATCAAGATTTGCTCAAAATTGCTGAAGATTCAGGTATGGCGATTGGGGTGACAGATCATCAAGGAACACTACTTTGGACATGGAGTAGTCGTCCAATGCTCTCTTCAGCAGAACAAGCTCATTTTGTCGAGGGCGGTCATTGGTCAACTCAAGCTGTAGGAACCAATGCAATTGGGTTAGCACTCAACAATCATATAGCGAGTTGTGTTTATTCTCATGAGAATCAAATGCATAGCGTACGTGATTGGGTATGTTATGCAACGCCAATTTTAGATCCAATATCTGGGCAATTTCATGGAGTTATTAACCTTTCGACTAAATATAAAAAACATACGTCACTTGGACTTTTAGCTGTAGAGCATTGTGCCGAATTAGTAAAGCGCGCGATTCAATTTGAACAAAAAAATGTTTTATACATAAAAGCTTTGGGAACTCCTCAAGTACAGTTTAATCAACAAACGATCCCGCTTACACATCGGCAAATTGAGATCCTCTGTATGTTGGCATTATATGCAGAAGGGATTAGTTTAAATGAATTGCACTATGCGCTTTATGGTGACCGCAATATTAGTGAAAAAACGCTAAAAGCTGAACTTTCCCAACTCAGAACACTGTTGCCTGACTGCATTCTTTCACGCCCCTATAAATTAGCATGTGAAGTACAAACTGATTTTTTACGTGCTGAAAAATCACTAGATGCAGGCTTTTTGGCTAGCATTTTTTCACTCTATAAAGGGAGTTTTTTAACGAAATCTGAAAGTCCTGTTTTATCTTCGTGGCGTGATTGTTTCGATGCTCGTTTAAGCCATCTGATTTATCAAATGGAAGACATTGATCAACTTCTCAAATTGGTTGGACGTGTTCCAGACCGAATTGATGCCATGCATCGTTTGCTCGAATTACTTCCATCCAACCATCAACTGAGAGAGAAAATTTTACAAAGGCTTTGA
- the sthA gene encoding Si-specific NAD(P)(+) transhydrogenase, with protein sequence MPRKKEVVSGNYVKYDAVVLGSGPAGEGAAMKLAKSGKRVAIVDVREQLGGNCTHVGTIPSKALRQTVSSIIRYQRDPMFKKVGDWKQFTMKQVLRNAHKVIQQQVDTHSRFYDRNNIDVFHGRAYIQDQNSVIIFGEDGIKETLGYEQLVVATGSRPYHPQGLDFNHPRVFDSDKILDLDFTIHKIIIYGAGVIGCEYASIFIGLDHKVDLINTQHQLLSYLDDEIADALSYHLREQGVLIRHNEQIDHLETADDHVVLYLQSGKKIKADAILWCNGRSGNTDGLGLENVGITPNSRGQLAVNDQYQTEVANIYAAGDVIGWPSLASAAYDQGRCAGSNMSGELDVKPVKDIPTGIYTIPEISFFGKTESQLTEEKIPYEVGQASFRHLARAQITGDTVGELKILFHRDTLELLGVHCFGNNAAEIIHIGQAVMQSGNNTIKYFVETTFNYPTMAEAYRVATLNGMNRLF encoded by the coding sequence ATGCCACGTAAGAAAGAAGTCGTTAGTGGGAATTATGTGAAATACGATGCAGTCGTACTTGGCTCAGGACCTGCTGGTGAAGGCGCGGCAATGAAGCTTGCTAAATCGGGTAAGCGTGTTGCGATCGTTGATGTACGTGAACAACTTGGCGGTAACTGTACTCACGTAGGAACAATTCCAAGTAAAGCACTGCGTCAAACTGTTTCGAGCATCATTCGTTACCAACGTGATCCAATGTTTAAAAAAGTGGGGGATTGGAAACAATTCACCATGAAACAAGTATTGCGTAATGCACATAAAGTTATCCAACAACAAGTGGATACGCACTCACGCTTTTATGATCGTAACAATATTGATGTATTCCACGGTCGAGCATATATCCAAGATCAAAATAGCGTGATTATTTTTGGTGAAGATGGCATTAAAGAAACCCTTGGATATGAACAATTGGTGGTTGCAACAGGTAGCCGTCCATATCATCCTCAAGGCTTAGATTTTAATCATCCACGCGTGTTTGATTCAGATAAAATTTTAGATTTAGATTTTACGATTCATAAAATCATCATTTATGGTGCAGGTGTAATTGGCTGCGAATATGCCTCTATTTTCATCGGTTTAGATCATAAAGTTGACTTGATTAATACTCAGCATCAGCTTTTAAGCTATTTGGATGATGAAATTGCTGATGCATTGTCATATCACTTGCGTGAACAAGGTGTGTTGATTCGTCACAATGAGCAAATTGATCATTTAGAAACTGCTGATGATCATGTAGTGCTTTATTTACAAAGTGGTAAGAAAATCAAAGCCGATGCGATCTTGTGGTGTAACGGTCGTTCGGGGAATACCGATGGCTTAGGTCTTGAAAATGTTGGTATCACACCAAACAGTCGTGGTCAGCTCGCGGTCAATGATCAGTATCAAACTGAAGTTGCAAATATTTATGCTGCAGGTGATGTCATCGGTTGGCCATCGCTTGCTTCGGCGGCTTATGACCAAGGTCGTTGTGCAGGTTCGAATATGAGCGGTGAGCTTGATGTTAAACCTGTGAAAGATATTCCAACAGGGATTTACACCATTCCAGAAATTTCTTTCTTTGGTAAAACTGAAAGTCAGCTCACTGAAGAAAAAATTCCGTATGAAGTGGGTCAAGCATCGTTCCGTCATTTGGCACGTGCGCAGATCACAGGTGATACTGTGGGCGAGCTTAAAATCTTGTTCCATCGTGATACGTTAGAGTTGCTTGGTGTACATTGTTTCGGTAATAATGCTGCGGAAATTATCCACATTGGTCAAGCCGTGATGCAAAGTGGTAACAATACCATTAAGTATTTTGTGGAAACCACGTTCAACTATCCAACGATGGCAGAAGCTTATCGTGTAGCAACGTTGAATGGTATGAATCGATTGTTCTAA
- the lipA gene encoding lipoyl synthase: protein MSENRKPEQGVKLRGAEKVARIPVKVIPTVEAPRKPDWIRVKMAAPDEVQRIKTTLRAQKLHTVCEEAACPNLPECFGGGTATFMIMGDICTRRCPFCDVAHGRPNALDPDEPRHMAETIANLGLKYAVITSVDRDDLLDGGAQHFVDCIKEARSQSPKTLLEILVPDFRGRMDIALRIMTECPPDVFNHNIETVPRLYKAMRPGSDYQHSLNLLKMFKEYCPDVPTKCGLMVGIGETEEEVIALLDDLHAHGVDYVTIGQYLQPSKEHAPIDRFVTPEEFERYTAHGQKLGFRNIWAAPMVRSSYFADRQYYGEPVPQVRRKTDPAKKIAVQTIEA from the coding sequence ATGTCAGAGAACCGTAAACCAGAACAGGGTGTCAAGTTACGTGGTGCAGAGAAAGTCGCGCGTATTCCTGTAAAAGTTATCCCAACGGTTGAAGCACCTCGAAAGCCTGATTGGATTCGTGTAAAAATGGCTGCGCCTGATGAAGTTCAACGTATTAAAACCACCTTGCGTGCGCAAAAATTACATACTGTCTGTGAAGAGGCTGCTTGTCCGAATCTTCCTGAATGTTTCGGTGGTGGTACTGCAACCTTTATGATCATGGGTGATATTTGTACGCGTCGTTGTCCATTCTGTGATGTGGCACATGGTCGTCCAAATGCACTTGATCCTGATGAACCACGTCACATGGCTGAAACCATTGCTAATCTTGGTTTGAAATATGCTGTAATTACATCTGTAGACCGTGATGATCTATTAGATGGTGGTGCGCAACATTTTGTCGATTGTATTAAAGAAGCACGTTCGCAAAGCCCTAAAACATTATTAGAAATTTTAGTCCCAGACTTCCGTGGTCGTATGGATATTGCCCTACGTATCATGACTGAATGTCCACCAGATGTGTTTAACCACAACATCGAAACTGTGCCGCGTCTATATAAAGCAATGCGTCCGGGTTCAGATTATCAGCACTCTTTAAATTTATTGAAAATGTTTAAAGAATATTGCCCTGATGTGCCAACGAAGTGTGGTTTGATGGTGGGTATTGGTGAAACTGAAGAAGAAGTGATTGCGTTGTTGGATGATCTTCATGCACATGGTGTGGACTATGTGACGATTGGTCAATACTTACAACCATCGAAAGAACATGCGCCAATTGACCGTTTTGTAACGCCTGAAGAATTTGAACGTTATACTGCACATGGGCAAAAGCTTGGTTTCCGTAATATTTGGGCTGCTCCAATGGTTCGTTCAAGCTACTTTGCTGATCGTCAATATTATGGTGAGCCTGTACCACAAGTACGCCGTAAAACTGATCCTGCAAAGAAAATTGCAGTACAAACTATTGAAGCTTAA
- a CDS encoding M61 family metallopeptidase, producing the protein MLHYQIEFDDFRQHLIHVTLRFVANPTQVLSLPIWIPGSYLIREFAKHIESVKAYDEAGRQLQISKFEKNKWRLFNTDHELITVEYDVYAYDLSVRGAYVDQTRLYVNPACICLGLQDQENSAVELEVFLPDELKHFQLATGLVSKSLVKGRYTLKADNYAQLIDAPFELADQTRFSFEANGIPHEFVVSGQHKMNAERMKQDIEKICSTEISMFGSAPFENYTFMTMATGSSYGGLEHPNSTSLISPRDDLPKADEPTEPSADYQRFLGLCSHEYFHSWLVKFIRPENLANYDLNKESLTSLLWIFEGFTSYYDDLILLRSGVISQDSYLKLLKGQIDRYLQNPGRFIQTVSESSFDAWIKFYRQDENSNNAGTSYYNKGCLVALCLDLGLRLRGSSLDALMRRLYENTQNGIQVNERTIVELCNELTGDNWIEQVNHLINTTDELPLDQLFPEFGLSYTLKNEKTLPFGLKITEKPEGVLVQQANREGVGAKAGLSANDVIIAIDGLKASEKLLAKYAKQQGTYTVHAFRRDEFIQFELQGGEVQLTTVELKVEDQAKAEKWLKA; encoded by the coding sequence ATGTTGCATTATCAAATTGAATTCGACGATTTTCGTCAGCATCTCATCCATGTTACCTTGCGTTTTGTTGCCAATCCAACGCAAGTTTTATCACTCCCAATTTGGATTCCAGGCAGTTATTTAATTCGTGAATTTGCCAAACATATTGAATCTGTCAAAGCCTATGATGAAGCAGGTCGTCAACTTCAAATCAGTAAATTCGAAAAGAATAAATGGCGTTTATTTAATACGGATCATGAACTGATTACAGTTGAGTATGATGTCTATGCTTATGATCTGTCTGTACGTGGTGCATACGTTGACCAAACTCGTTTATATGTCAATCCAGCCTGTATCTGTTTGGGTTTACAAGATCAAGAAAATTCAGCAGTTGAATTAGAAGTGTTCTTACCAGATGAACTTAAACATTTCCAACTTGCAACAGGTTTGGTTTCAAAAAGTTTGGTGAAAGGGCGTTATACCTTAAAAGCGGATAATTATGCGCAGTTGATTGACGCACCATTTGAGCTTGCAGATCAAACTCGTTTTAGCTTTGAAGCGAACGGCATTCCACATGAATTTGTGGTGTCAGGTCAGCATAAAATGAATGCTGAACGGATGAAGCAAGACATTGAAAAAATCTGTAGTACTGAAATTTCAATGTTTGGTTCAGCACCATTTGAAAATTATACCTTTATGACCATGGCAACAGGGAGTAGCTATGGTGGTTTGGAACATCCAAACAGTACCAGTTTGATCTCACCACGTGATGATTTACCCAAAGCCGATGAGCCGACTGAACCTTCAGCGGATTATCAGCGTTTCCTTGGTTTATGTAGCCATGAATATTTCCATTCATGGTTGGTTAAATTTATTCGTCCTGAAAACCTAGCCAATTATGATTTAAATAAAGAAAGCTTAACGTCTTTATTATGGATTTTTGAAGGTTTTACATCTTATTACGACGATTTGATATTGCTCCGTAGTGGCGTGATTTCTCAAGACTCCTATTTGAAATTACTTAAAGGTCAAATTGATCGTTATTTACAAAATCCAGGACGTTTTATCCAAACTGTATCTGAGTCAAGTTTTGATGCATGGATTAAATTCTATCGCCAAGATGAAAACTCAAATAATGCGGGTACGAGTTACTACAACAAAGGCTGTTTAGTGGCACTGTGCTTAGACTTAGGATTACGTTTACGTGGTTCAAGCCTAGATGCTTTGATGCGTCGTTTATATGAAAATACGCAAAATGGCATTCAAGTCAATGAACGTACCATTGTTGAGTTATGCAATGAATTAACGGGCGACAACTGGATTGAGCAAGTCAACCATTTGATCAATACCACAGATGAATTACCTTTAGATCAATTGTTCCCTGAGTTTGGTTTAAGTTATACATTGAAAAATGAAAAGACCTTGCCATTTGGTTTGAAAATCACTGAAAAGCCAGAAGGTGTTTTGGTTCAGCAAGCCAATCGTGAGGGTGTAGGTGCAAAAGCCGGTCTTTCTGCCAATGATGTGATCATCGCAATCGATGGCTTGAAGGCATCTGAAAAATTGTTAGCAAAATATGCAAAACAGCAGGGTACATATACTGTTCATGCTTTCCGTCGTGATGAATTTATTCAGTTTGAACTGCAAGGTGGGGAAGTACAGCTGACGACTGTAGAGCTGAAAGTTGAAGATCAAGCTAAAGCTGAAAAATGGTTGAAAGCTTAA